A window of Roseiflexus castenholzii DSM 13941 genomic DNA:
ACAATCCCGATCTTGCCACCGGCATGATCGAAGTCCACGCAACCGAGGCGACGATCCTCAACCCGGCGAAGAACCCACCCCTCTACATCAACAAGGAAGGTGGCGAGGACGAAACGATCCGCCTGAAGTATCGGTACCTGGACCTGCGGCGCGAACGGATGCAGCGGAATATCATCCTGCGCCACCGGATCGTCAAGTTCATCCGCGATTTCCTTGATCGCGAAGGGTTTGTTGAAATCGAGACGCCGATTCTGATCAAATCGACTCCCGAAGGTGCGCGCGACTATCTGGTGCCAAGCCGGCTTCACCCCGGCAAGTTCTATGCGTTGCCGCAATCGCCGCAGCAGTTGAAGCAACTGCTCATGGTCGCCGGGTTTGATCGCTACTTCCAGATCGCGCGCTGCTTCCGCGATGAGGATCAGCGCGCCGACCGGCAACCGGAGTTTACGCAACTCGATATGGAGATGAGTTTTGTCGATCAGGACGATGTACTCGACATCATTGAACGGCTTTTCACCGCGTTGTGCCGTGAGATTACGCCGCATAAGCGACTCTTGACCCCCTTTCCGCGCCTGACCTTCGCCGAGGCGATGGAACGCTTCGGATCCGATAAGCCGGACCTGCGCTACGGGCTGGAACTCGTCAATCTTGGGGAGACCGTCGCTACCAGTTCGTTCGGCGTGCTTCGCGCGGCGCTCGACAATGGCGGGCAGGTGAAAGGACTACGTGTGCCGGGCGCCGGGCATTATTCGCGCAAGCAGATTGATGAGGTTGTTGACCTTGCCAGGCAGGCGGGCGCGAAAGGATTGCTCTGGGCAATTGTCCCGGAAATGGGTGGCGAGGTGCGATCCAGTTTCGGTAAGCAGGTATCGCCAGACGAGATGACGGCGATCATTCGTCGGATGGAGGGTGCGCCCGGCGATCTGCTCCTGATCGTC
This region includes:
- the aspS gene encoding aspartate--tRNA ligase produces the protein MYRSHTCGELRVEHAGQEVLLAGWVHRRRDHGPLIFIDLRDRYGLTQVVFDSAAAPTAHAVATDARIEYVLQVRGRVVQRPEEAYNPDLATGMIEVHATEATILNPAKNPPLYINKEGGEDETIRLKYRYLDLRRERMQRNIILRHRIVKFIRDFLDREGFVEIETPILIKSTPEGARDYLVPSRLHPGKFYALPQSPQQLKQLLMVAGFDRYFQIARCFRDEDQRADRQPEFTQLDMEMSFVDQDDVLDIIERLFTALCREITPHKRLLTPFPRLTFAEAMERFGSDKPDLRYGLELVNLGETVATSSFGVLRAALDNGGQVKGLRVPGAGHYSRKQIDEVVDLARQAGAKGLLWAIVPEMGGEVRSSFGKQVSPDEMTAIIRRMEGAPGDLLLIVADTPKIVAQTLDRLRREFGARLNLADPNTLAWAWVLDFPLVEWNDEEQRWDAVHHPFTAPKDEDLHLMDSDPGKVRAKAYDLILNGYEAGGGSIRIHQRDVQQRLFDLLGIDRETAMRQFGHMLEAFEYGAPPHGGIAPGIDRICMILADEVTIREVMAFPKTQQAVDLMTNAPSPVDERQLRELHIALRLD